The nucleotide window TATGGTTATGTTTCTTTTAGGCGGCTTTTTGATGATTATCCTACACGCAAGAGCTTTTATCAAAGTGCTAAGAGAACGAATAGAGATACAAGTTTTTATTAACGATGACATGAGCGCTGAAGCTAAAAGAGAACTTCGCTTGTGGATAGATAAACAGCCTTACACAAAATCAGCACGCTATATTAGTAAGCAAGAAGCCGCAGAGATATTTACTAAAAGAACAGGAGAAGACCTTTCTATTTTAGATAACAATCCGTTAGACGCTTCAATTAACATACGTTTGAAAGCAGAATATGTAGAGTCTTCAAAAATTGCCAAAATTAAAGAAGAGTTGTCTAGTAAAGAAGGAGTTATAGACGTAAGTTTTGATGAAAGAACAATCAACAGGATAAACAATAATATCAATAAATTGTGGCTTATCAGCGGGGGATTAACTATAATAATTGTGCTAGTATCTTTGCTTTTGACATTCAACACTATTAAACTATCTATTTATGCTAAAAGGTTCGTTATTCGCAGCATGCAGCTTATTGGAGCAACAAATAATTTTATTCGTAAGCCCTTCTTGGTACAAGGTACTTTACAAGGTCTAATTGCTAGCCTGATAGCCAGTGTATTAGTTATGCTACTTACGTACTTCACCATCCACCGTATTCCTGAACTCTCTATTATACAAAACACGACAGACATTATTTTAACTTTGTTAATACTACTGGCTTTTGGTACAGCCTTAGGGCTACTAGGTAGCTTGTGGGCAGTAAGTAAATACC belongs to Bacteroidia bacterium and includes:
- a CDS encoding permease-like cell division protein FtsX, giving the protein MTISRSEMGLNMRRMRSAFLTAVVSIGMVMFLLGGFLMIILHARAFIKVLRERIEIQVFINDDMSAEAKRELRLWIDKQPYTKSARYISKQEAAEIFTKRTGEDLSILDNNPLDASINIRLKAEYVESSKIAKIKEELSSKEGVIDVSFDERTINRINNNINKLWLISGGLTIIIVLVSLLLTFNTIKLSIYAKRFVIRSMQLIGATNNFIRKPFLVQGTLQGLIASLIASVLVMLLTYFTIHRIPELSIIQNTTDIILTLLILLAFGTALGLLGSLWAVSKYLNSNLDNLYT